The sequence ATCGGCACACCGATACACGAAAGAGCGACAAATAACTGACATTTTTTCAATGCGTTGTGACATATTGGCAAATCGCCCGGCGCGGGACCGCCCGGAAAATCAGCTCCGCCGCCCGGAGTGGATGAGGGCGATCCCCCCCATCAGGGGCTCGGCCGCCACCTCCTCGAAGCCCGCCGCGCGGAGCATGGCCGAGAGCGCCTCCGCATCCGGGAAGGCGTAGACCGTCTCGGGGAGATAGCGGTAGGCGGTCGGATGGCCCGAGATGATCCGGCCCGCCACCGGCAGAACGGCGCGAAAGTACAGCCGGTAGATCAAGCCGAAGAGCCCTTCCGGCCGGCCGAACTCGAGGATGATCAGCCGCCCCCCCGGCCGCAGGACGCGGGCCATCTCGGCAAGCCCCGCCGCGCGGTCCTCGAAGTTGCGCAGCCCGAAGGCGATCGCCGCGCCATCGAAGACGCCATCCGCGAACGGCAGCCCGAGGCCATCCGCCTGCAGGTAGGATATGTTCCCGGCTCCGGTTTTTTCCCCGGCGAGGCGCAGCATCGGGAGGGAAAAATCCGCGCCCGCGATCAGGCCCGCCCCTCCCTTCTGGCGGAGGATTTCGAGCGCCACGTCTCCGGTTCCGGTCGCGATGTCGAGATAGCGCGACCCACCGCCATCGAGAAGGAGCTGCACCGCCCTTCGCCGCCAGCGGCGGTCGATCCCCAGACTGAGCAAATGGTTGAGAAGGTCGTAGGTCGGGGCGATGTCCGAGAACATCTCGCGGACCTCGCCGCTTTCGATCTGCGCCGGCACCTTGGCCTCAGCCGGAGAGAAGAAAAACGTCCGCGATAGCGCCCGCCGAAACGATCACTGACACCCACGCGTTGAGGTTGAAGAAGGAGAGGTTCACGCGGCTGAGGTCGTCCGGCCGCACCACCCAGTGCTCCCAGAAGAGCAGCGCGCCCACGGCAACGAGCGAGACGCCGTAGATTGCGCCCAACCCCGCGATCCAGCCCGCCGCGATGAAGCAGGCCATCGTTCCGGCGTGGGCCAGCGCGGAGATGACCAGCGCGGGCCTCTTCCCGAGACGGCTCGGCAGCGAGCGCAGCCCCTCTTTCCGGTCGAAGTCGTAATCAAGACATGCGTAGATGATGTCGAAACCGCCCACCCAGAGCGCGACGCCGAGAAAATAGAGGATCGGCGCCGCATCAAGGCTGCCGCGCACCGCCACCCACGCCCCCGCCGGCGCGCTCCCCAGGACGAAGCCGAGAAACAGATGGGTCCATGAGGTGAAGCGCTTCGAGTAGCTGTAGAGCGCCACCACCCCGGCCACCAGAAAGGCGAGACCGAAAGCGAGCGGATTCAGCATCCAGGCCGAAAACAGAAAAAGAAGGAGAAAAGCGAGCATCATCCCCCACACCCCGCCCGAGCGGAGCAACCCCTGAAACTCGGCCCGATCCGCCGTCCGGGGATTTTTGGGGTCGATGTCGCGGTCGGCATAGCGGTTCAGCGTCATCGCGAAGTTCCGCGCCCCCACCGCCGCCATCACCATCCAGAAAAGGGCGTGCAGGGAGGGCACCCCGCGCGCCGCCAGGACGCCCCCCATCAGGACGAAGGGGAGGCCGAAGATGGTGTGCTCGAACTTCACCATCCGGAAGAACATACCCGGCCGGCGGAGAACCGCCCCGATGCCCCCTGCTCCCTCAAGCGTCAAAACCGTACTCCTTCCACCTTTGGGTGACGCGCTCGCGAATTTCATCGCTCATCACGAGCTCGCCCGGCCACTCGCGGGCAAAGCCCTCGCTCTCCCACTTCCGCGTGCCGTCCACCCCGAGCTTGCTCCCCACATGCGGCAGGGGCGAGGCGTGCTCCAGCGCGTCCACCGGGCCGTCCACGAACACCAGATCGCGCCGCGGGTCGATGCTCCCGAGCACCTTCCAGGCGACCTCGCTCACGTTGTGCACGTCCACATCCTCGTCCACGATCACGATGCACTTCGCCAGCGACATCTGCCCCATCCCCCAGAGGGCGTACATCACCTTGCGCGCATGATAGGGAAACGACTTGCGGATGGAGACGATCACCATGTTGTGGAACACCCCCTCGGCCGGCATGTGGACATCCACAATCTCGGGAAGCTGCATCTTCATCAGCGGAAGAAAAATCCGCCCCGTCGCGCCGCCCAGCCAGTAATCCTCCATCGGGGGCTTGCCGACGATGATCGTCGGGTAGATCGCGTCGCGCCGCCGGGTGATCGCCGTCACGTGGAATACCGGATAATCGTCCGCCAGCGAGTACCAGCCGGTATGATCCCCGAAGGGGCCCTCCCGGCGCAGCTCGCCCGGATCGAGGTAGCCCTCGATCACGATGTCCGAATCTGCCGGCACCTCGACATCCACCGTCTTGCACTTCACCAGGGGAACGCTCGTCCGCCGCAGGAAGCCCGCCAGCGTCATCTCGTCAATCCCCGGCGGAAGGGGCGCGCTCGCCGCGTAGGCGTAGACCGGATCGCCGCCCAGCGCGACCGCCATCTCGAGCCTTGCGCCTTTTTTCGTGCTCTCCCGGAAGTTCTGCGCCCCGTCGTGGTGGAGGTGCATGTGCATCCCCGCCGTTTTCGCGTCGAAGAGCTGAATCCGGTACATTCCCACGTTCCGGCGTCCGGTGCGCGGGTTGCGCGAGTGGACGTGCGGCAGGGTGATGTAGCGCCCGCCGTCCTCGGGCCAGCACTTGAGCGCGGGGATGGCGAAGAGATCGATGTTTTCGGTCTCGACGATCTCCTGGCAGGCCGCGGAGGAAACGCTCTTCGGGGAAAAGGACGCCATCCGCGCCAGCTTGGGCAGCATCTTCAACTTCGCGACAATGCCCTCGGGCGGCTTGATCTCGAGCAGCTCGGCCACTTCCTCGGCCACGGCATCGAGACTCTTCACCCCGAGCGCCCGCACGATGCGCGCATCCGAGGCATAGGCGTTGATCAGGACGGGGATGTCGAAAGCCCTCCCGTCCGGCCCGACCGGATTTTCGAAAAGAAGCGCCGGGCCGCCCGACTTCACGCACCGATCCGCGATCTCGGTAATTTCGAGATCGACATTGACCGGTGCGGCGATGCGCCGGAGCTCACCGGCGCGCTCGAGTGCGGCGACAAATTCACGCAACGAAGCGTAGGGCATGGGATTCTCTACGGAAAAGTCAGTCGATCACTTTCGGAACCCGGAAATGACCCTTGTCGAACTCGGGCGCCATCTTTTCCATGTTCTCGATGGGCGCCCGATCGACCTTGTCCTCCCGGAACACGTTCACCAGATCCAGCACATGGGAGGTCGGCGGTACATTCTCGGTGTCCAGCTCGTTCAGCTTCGAGATGTAATCGAGGATACCGCTCAACTGGTGGCGGAACTTCTCGACCTCCTCCTCGGAGAGATTGAGCCGCGCCAGCCGCGAGACGTGAAGCACATCCTCTTTCGAGATCGCCATCGGAAAACCTCCAGAGAAGGTTATATCGTTCGGTTTTCTTCCCCGTCAACGGCGGCGCCCACGGGCTCGAGCGGGGCGTACTTCAGAACCAGTTGTTTTTGGCCCACTTCCCTGAAATCCACCGTAACAATCGCCCGCTCGCCCGTCCCCGAGCGCGCCGCCACCACCCCCTCGCCGAACTTGGGGTGGCGCACCAGCGCCCCCGGCGCAAAGGGCCCGAGCGCCTGGGGGATGGGGGTTCCGGGCGCTTCGCTCTCCCGGGAGGCGGGCTTGAGGGCTTCCGGCTCCTCGTACCAGCTCTTTCCCCTCCCCCGGTACACTGCCCGCTCCGCCCGCTCGCGGGGGCGGTGATCCCCCGCCCTTTCGAGCAGAGCATCCGGAAGATCCGCCACGAACCGGCTCGGCCGGGCCGGACCGCCATCGCCCGTGTAGCCGCCTCGCCGCTCGTGCGCCCAGGCGAGGAGCAGGTGCGCCTTCGCCCGCGTGATCCCGACGTAGAGAAGCCTTCGCTCCTCCTCCAGGGATTCGGGCGTGTCCACCGAGCGCCCGTGCGGGAGGAGTCCTTCCTGCACCCCGGCGATCGCC is a genomic window of bacterium containing:
- a CDS encoding ATP-binding domain-containing protein gives rise to the protein RIREEEGIDPGSRDGLARFLEEMALAGEADEMETAGGKLSLMTLHAAKGLEFRAVAIAGVQEGLLPHGRSVDTPESLEEERRLLYVGITRAKAHLLLAWAHERRGGYTGDGGPARPSRFVADLPDALLERAGDHRPRERAERAVYRGRGKSWYEEPEALKPASRESEAPGTPIPQALGPFAPGALVRHPKFGEGVVAARSGTGERAIVTVDFREVGQKQLVLKYAPLEPVGAAVDGEENRTI
- the ubiE gene encoding bifunctional demethylmenaquinone methyltransferase/2-methoxy-6-polyprenyl-1,4-benzoquinol methylase UbiE; translation: MPAQIESGEVREMFSDIAPTYDLLNHLLSLGIDRRWRRRAVQLLLDGGGSRYLDIATGTGDVALEILRQKGGAGLIAGADFSLPMLRLAGEKTGAGNISYLQADGLGLPFADGVFDGAAIAFGLRNFEDRAAGLAEMARVLRPGGRLIILEFGRPEGLFGLIYRLYFRAVLPVAGRIISGHPTAYRYLPETVYAFPDAEALSAMLRAAGFEEVAAEPLMGGIALIHSGRRS
- a CDS encoding menaquinone biosynthesis decarboxylase, encoding MPYASLREFVAALERAGELRRIAAPVNVDLEITEIADRCVKSGGPALLFENPVGPDGRAFDIPVLINAYASDARIVRALGVKSLDAVAEEVAELLEIKPPEGIVAKLKMLPKLARMASFSPKSVSSAACQEIVETENIDLFAIPALKCWPEDGGRYITLPHVHSRNPRTGRRNVGMYRIQLFDAKTAGMHMHLHHDGAQNFRESTKKGARLEMAVALGGDPVYAYAASAPLPPGIDEMTLAGFLRRTSVPLVKCKTVDVEVPADSDIVIEGYLDPGELRREGPFGDHTGWYSLADDYPVFHVTAITRRRDAIYPTIIVGKPPMEDYWLGGATGRIFLPLMKMQLPEIVDVHMPAEGVFHNMVIVSIRKSFPYHARKVMYALWGMGQMSLAKCIVIVDEDVDVHNVSEVAWKVLGSIDPRRDLVFVDGPVDALEHASPLPHVGSKLGVDGTRKWESEGFAREWPGELVMSDEIRERVTQRWKEYGFDA
- the ubiA gene encoding putative 4-hydroxybenzoate polyprenyltransferase translates to MTLEGAGGIGAVLRRPGMFFRMVKFEHTIFGLPFVLMGGVLAARGVPSLHALFWMVMAAVGARNFAMTLNRYADRDIDPKNPRTADRAEFQGLLRSGGVWGMMLAFLLLFLFSAWMLNPLAFGLAFLVAGVVALYSYSKRFTSWTHLFLGFVLGSAPAGAWVAVRGSLDAAPILYFLGVALWVGGFDIIYACLDYDFDRKEGLRSLPSRLGKRPALVISALAHAGTMACFIAAGWIAGLGAIYGVSLVAVGALLFWEHWVVRPDDLSRVNLSFFNLNAWVSVIVSAGAIADVFLLSG
- the gatC gene encoding Asp-tRNA(Asn)/Glu-tRNA(Gln) amidotransferase subunit GatC, producing MAISKEDVLHVSRLARLNLSEEEVEKFRHQLSGILDYISKLNELDTENVPPTSHVLDLVNVFREDKVDRAPIENMEKMAPEFDKGHFRVPKVID